TCGTTAGGAGGTTGATGGAATGACAACAGTTACGCATGACAATTGGGAAACTAGTGAGAAGCCCGTTTTCGATATTATGACTCCTACAAAAGGAGCGCAAGAAGTGTTGGAATGGTCTTATCATCATTACGGTGATGATATTGTATATGCTTGTAGCTTTGGTGTAGAAGGAATGGTCATGATTGATTTGATTGCCAGAGTGAAGCCGACTGCAAGAATTATTTTCTTAGATACAGGAATTCATTTTAAAGAAACATATGAACTGATTGATAGAGTGAAGGAGCGCTATCCTGAATTACAGATCAAAATGGTAAAGCCTCATCTTACACTTGATGAACAGGCAGAAGAGTATGGAGAAGCCTTATGGGAGAGAAATCCGAATAAGTGCTGTAACATTCGGAAGATTATCCCTCTAGAGAAGGAGTTATCCCAAGAGGAAGCTTGGATTTCAGGTTTGCGAAGAGAGCAGTCTCCTTCTAGAGCATCTACGGATTTTCTAAACAAGGATGATAAATTTAAAGCCGTAAAAGTATGTCCGTTAATTCATTGGACTTGGCAAGATATTTGGAACTATGTGCGTAAAGAAGATTTGCCATATAATCCACTACATGAGCAAGGGTACCCAAGTATAGGCTGTTCTGTATGCACGGCTAAAGTTACCGATTCCGGTGACTCACGAGCTGGGAGGTGGGCTAACACAGACAAAACGGAATGTGGTCTTCATTCCGATTCTTAGAGTAATAGATAAGGAGATTATCCATGACAGTATTGGCGATTGCAGTAGCACTGTTTTTTGCAATGAACATAGGGGCAAGCGGCGCAGCAGCAGCAATGGGGACCACGTTTGGTTCTGGTGCTATCAAGAAAAAACGAATAGCACTTGTTCTATGTAGTGTCGGTGTTGTATTAGGAGCTTCTTTTGGTGGTCAGGAAGTTGCGGAAACGATCGGAA
Above is a genomic segment from Pontibacillus yanchengensis containing:
- a CDS encoding phosphoadenylyl-sulfate reductase encodes the protein MTTVTHDNWETSEKPVFDIMTPTKGAQEVLEWSYHHYGDDIVYACSFGVEGMVMIDLIARVKPTARIIFLDTGIHFKETYELIDRVKERYPELQIKMVKPHLTLDEQAEEYGEALWERNPNKCCNIRKIIPLEKELSQEEAWISGLRREQSPSRASTDFLNKDDKFKAVKVCPLIHWTWQDIWNYVRKEDLPYNPLHEQGYPSIGCSVCTAKVTDSGDSRAGRWANTDKTECGLHSDS